A window of the Fuscovulum sp. genome harbors these coding sequences:
- a CDS encoding enoyl-CoA hydratase family protein has protein sequence MGAMAGLRPEHFLWEVVDRVAVVRLNRPERKNPLTFESYAELRDTFRALVYATDVDVVVIASNGGNFCSGGDVHDIIGPLVGMEMKELLAFTRMTGDLVKAMIGCGKPIIAAVDGVCVGAGAIMAMASDLRLATPGAKCAFLFTRVGLAGCDMGACAMLPRIIGQGRAAELLYTGRVLRAEEGERWGFWNALHPAEELEAAAMTLARALAAGPTFAHGITKTQLNQEWNMGLEQAIEAEAQAQAICMQTRDFERAYRAFVAKETPVFGGD, from the coding sequence ATGGGCGCGATGGCGGGGCTGCGGCCCGAACATTTCCTGTGGGAAGTGGTGGATCGGGTGGCCGTGGTGCGGCTGAACCGGCCCGAACGGAAGAACCCGCTGACGTTTGAGAGCTATGCCGAGTTGCGCGATACGTTCCGCGCGCTGGTCTATGCGACGGATGTGGATGTGGTGGTGATTGCGTCCAATGGGGGGAATTTCTGTTCCGGCGGCGATGTGCATGACATCATTGGCCCGCTGGTCGGGATGGAGATGAAGGAGCTTCTCGCCTTTACCCGCATGACAGGCGATCTGGTGAAGGCGATGATCGGCTGCGGCAAACCCATCATCGCGGCGGTGGACGGCGTTTGCGTGGGGGCGGGCGCGATCATGGCGATGGCGTCGGACCTGCGGCTGGCAACACCCGGGGCGAAATGCGCGTTTCTGTTCACCCGTGTGGGGCTGGCGGGGTGCGACATGGGGGCCTGCGCGATGCTGCCGAGGATCATCGGGCAGGGGCGGGCTGCGGAACTGCTTTATACCGGGCGCGTGCTGCGCGCCGAGGAAGGCGAGCGGTGGGGGTTCTGGAACGCGCTGCATCCGGCAGAAGAGCTGGAGGCGGCGGCGATGACGCTGGCACGGGCCCTGGCGGCAGGGCCGACATTTGCGCATGGGATCACGAAGACACAGCTCAATCAGGAATGGAACATGGGGCTGGAGCAGGCGATTGAGGCCGAGGCACAGGCACAGGCCATCTGCATGCAAACCCGGGATTTCGAGCGGGCCTACCGTGCCTTTGTGGCGAAGGAAACGCCGGTGTTTGGCGGGGATTGA
- a CDS encoding acyl-CoA dehydrogenase family protein, producing MSDTSFLDWPFFEDRHRELSVALEAWCGAHLPVDHGDVDAACRSLVAMLGAGGWLQHSAAAAGERLDVRTLCLIRETLARHDGLADFAFAMQGLGMGAVSLFGTAAQQEWLARTRTGAAISGFALTEPGSGSDVAATATTATQVQGGWLIEGEKTWISNGGIADVYVLFARTGEAPGAKGLSAFLMPADAPGLEVVERLEVIAPHPLATLRMKGMVLPEGALIGEPGAGFRIAMSVLDVFRSTVGAAALGFARRALDEALARVKARRIQGQALAELQMVQGHLADMAVKIDAAALLVYRAAWVKDSGAARVTREAAMAKLYATEAAQEVIDMAVQLHGGDGVRHGSVVESLYREIRALRIYEGASDVQRVVIARSVLG from the coding sequence ATGAGCGATACGAGTTTTCTGGACTGGCCTTTCTTTGAAGATCGGCATCGCGAATTGTCCGTCGCGCTGGAGGCGTGGTGCGGGGCGCATCTGCCGGTGGATCATGGCGATGTGGATGCAGCCTGCCGGTCGCTGGTGGCCATGCTGGGGGCGGGTGGCTGGTTGCAGCACAGCGCTGCTGCAGCGGGGGAGCGGCTGGATGTGCGCACGCTGTGCCTGATCCGTGAGACGCTGGCGCGGCATGACGGGCTGGCGGATTTCGCCTTTGCCATGCAAGGGCTGGGGATGGGGGCGGTGAGCCTGTTCGGCACGGCTGCGCAGCAGGAGTGGCTGGCGCGCACGCGGACGGGAGCGGCGATTTCGGGTTTTGCCCTGACAGAGCCGGGATCGGGGTCGGATGTGGCGGCGACGGCGACCACAGCCACGCAGGTGCAGGGCGGATGGCTGATCGAGGGGGAGAAGACCTGGATTTCCAATGGCGGGATTGCAGATGTCTATGTGCTCTTTGCCCGCACGGGCGAGGCACCGGGGGCGAAGGGGTTGTCGGCCTTTCTGATGCCCGCCGATGCACCGGGGTTGGAGGTGGTGGAGCGATTGGAGGTGATCGCACCGCATCCTTTGGCGACGTTGCGGATGAAGGGGATGGTGCTGCCGGAGGGGGCGTTGATCGGCGAACCGGGCGCGGGGTTCCGGATCGCCATGTCGGTGCTGGACGTGTTCCGGTCGACCGTCGGGGCGGCGGCGCTGGGCTTTGCGCGGCGGGCTTTGGATGAGGCGTTGGCGCGGGTGAAGGCGCGGCGGATTCAGGGGCAGGCGCTGGCCGAATTGCAGATGGTGCAGGGACATCTGGCCGATATGGCCGTGAAGATCGACGCGGCGGCGCTGCTGGTCTATCGCGCGGCCTGGGTGAAGGACAGTGGCGCGGCGCGGGTCACGCGCGAAGCGGCGATGGCGAAACTTTATGCCACCGAGGCCGCGCAGGAGGTCATCGACATGGCGGTACAGTTGCACGGGGGCGACGGTGTGCGGCATGGGTCGGTGGTGGAGAGCCTGTACCGCGAGATCCGGGCGCTGCGGATCTATGAGGGCGCATCCGATGTGCAGCGGGTTGTGATCGCGCGGAGTGTGCTGGGATGA
- a CDS encoding thioesterase family protein: MSYARTIRVEFNHCDPAGIVFYPRYFEMTNSVCENFFREVVGYSYHAMMEDGIGVPTARVETDFRAPSRLGDVLDWVLVVEKVGGSSVTVRLDMGSGGAHRLTARLVLVWMSPEGRPARWPDRIRAVLTAHLETTA; encoded by the coding sequence ATGAGCTATGCGCGCACGATCCGGGTGGAGTTCAACCATTGCGATCCGGCGGGGATCGTCTTCTATCCCCGTTATTTCGAGATGACCAATTCCGTCTGCGAGAATTTCTTCCGCGAGGTGGTGGGCTATTCCTATCATGCCATGATGGAGGATGGCATCGGCGTACCGACCGCGCGGGTGGAGACGGATTTCCGCGCGCCGTCGCGCCTTGGCGATGTGCTGGACTGGGTGCTGGTGGTGGAAAAGGTGGGCGGCAGTTCCGTCACCGTCCGGCTGGACATGGGCAGTGGCGGCGCGCATCGGCTGACGGCGCGGTTGGTGCTGGTCTGGATGTCGCCCGAGGGGCGGCCTGCGCGCTGGCCCGATCGTATTCGCGCGGTGCTGACCGCACATCTGGAGACGACCGCATGA
- a CDS encoding RidA family protein — MTETALQFLHPSHWKPAIGYSNGVAATGRMVFTGGIIGWNAEQQFETDDFVGQVEQALKSIVEVLACAGAGPEHLVRLTWYVTDKREYLGSLKELGRVYKAVIGRHYPAMALVQVVALVEDRAKVEIEATAVIPA, encoded by the coding sequence ATGACCGAAACCGCGCTGCAATTCCTGCACCCTTCGCATTGGAAACCAGCCATCGGCTATTCCAACGGGGTGGCCGCCACGGGGCGGATGGTGTTCACAGGGGGCATCATCGGCTGGAACGCCGAACAGCAGTTCGAGACGGATGATTTCGTGGGGCAGGTGGAGCAGGCCCTGAAATCCATCGTCGAGGTGCTGGCCTGTGCGGGGGCGGGACCGGAGCATCTGGTGCGGCTGACATGGTATGTCACCGATAAGCGGGAATATCTTGGGTCGCTCAAGGAGCTTGGCCGCGTCTACAAGGCGGTGATCGGGCGGCATTACCCGGCGATGGCGCTGGTGCAGGTGGTGGCGCTGGTCGAGGATCGCGCCAAGGTAGAGATCGAGGCAACGGCGGTGATCCCGGCCTGA
- a CDS encoding AMP-binding protein yields the protein MQTIPLGPTGHSDTFTRDSLPPADQWPELQLGAFDYPDWLNAAVELTDRMVDRGFGDHTALIGNGRARTYKELTDWSNRIAHALVEDYGVKPGNRVLIRSANNPAMVACWLAATKAGAVVVNTMPMLRAGELTAIVNKAEITHALCDTRLMEELVACQKDSAFLHTVVGFDGTANHDAELDRIALRKSVRFTPHPTGRDDVALLGFTSGTTGAPKATMHFHRDLLIIADGYAREVLAVTPDDVFVGSPPLAFTFGLGGLAIFPLRFGAAAALLEQASPPNMIDIITEHRATICFTAPTAYRVMLKAMEDGADLSSLRAAVSAGETLPAPVYEEWMARTGKPMLDGIGATEMLHIFLTNRFDDHRPGCTGRPVTGYEARIVGPDMAELPRGEVGRLAVRGPTGCRYLADDRQTNYVRDGWNLTGDSFWQDEDGRFHFAARSDDMIISAGYNIAGPEVEAALLSHPAVQECAVIGAADAERGQVVEAHVVLAAGHAGDALMIKLLQDHVKKVIAPYKYPRRVLFTDALPKTQTGKIQRFRLRSN from the coding sequence ATGCAGACGATCCCCCTCGGCCCCACGGGCCATAGCGACACCTTCACCCGCGATAGCCTGCCCCCTGCCGACCAGTGGCCGGAATTGCAGCTGGGCGCGTTCGACTATCCCGACTGGCTTAACGCCGCTGTGGAACTGACCGACCGGATGGTTGATCGCGGCTTTGGTGACCATACCGCGCTGATCGGCAATGGCCGCGCGCGCACCTATAAAGAACTTACCGACTGGTCCAACCGCATCGCCCATGCTCTGGTCGAAGATTACGGCGTCAAACCCGGCAACCGGGTGCTGATCCGGTCGGCCAATAACCCGGCGATGGTGGCCTGCTGGCTGGCCGCCACCAAGGCGGGGGCGGTGGTGGTGAACACCATGCCCATGCTGCGCGCGGGCGAGTTGACGGCCATCGTGAACAAGGCCGAAATCACCCACGCCCTGTGCGACACCCGCCTGATGGAAGAACTGGTCGCCTGCCAGAAGGACAGCGCTTTTCTTCACACGGTCGTGGGCTTTGACGGCACGGCCAACCATGATGCGGAACTCGACCGGATCGCCCTGCGAAAATCCGTCCGTTTCACCCCGCACCCCACGGGGCGCGATGACGTGGCGCTTTTGGGCTTCACCTCGGGCACCACGGGCGCGCCCAAGGCCACGATGCATTTCCACCGCGACCTGCTGATCATCGCCGATGGCTATGCGCGCGAGGTTCTGGCCGTCACCCCCGATGACGTTTTTGTCGGCTCCCCACCGCTGGCCTTCACCTTTGGCCTTGGTGGCCTTGCCATCTTCCCCCTGCGCTTTGGCGCGGCGGCGGCGCTGCTGGAACAGGCCAGCCCGCCCAACATGATCGACATCATCACCGAACATCGCGCGACGATCTGCTTCACCGCACCGACCGCCTATCGCGTCATGCTCAAGGCGATGGAGGACGGCGCGGACCTCTCCTCGCTGCGCGCCGCCGTCAGCGCGGGCGAAACCCTGCCCGCCCCGGTCTATGAAGAATGGATGGCACGCACGGGCAAGCCGATGCTCGACGGCATCGGTGCGACCGAGATGTTGCACATCTTCCTGACCAACCGCTTCGATGACCACCGCCCCGGTTGCACCGGCCGCCCCGTCACGGGGTATGAGGCGCGGATCGTCGGCCCCGACATGGCCGAGTTGCCGCGCGGCGAAGTGGGTCGTCTGGCCGTGCGCGGCCCCACCGGCTGCCGCTATCTGGCCGATGATCGGCAGACCAACTATGTCCGCGATGGATGGAACCTGACGGGTGACAGTTTCTGGCAAGACGAAGACGGCCGCTTCCACTTTGCCGCCCGCTCTGACGACATGATCATCAGCGCAGGCTATAACATCGCCGGGCCAGAGGTAGAGGCGGCGCTGCTCTCCCACCCCGCCGTTCAGGAATGCGCCGTGATCGGTGCCGCCGATGCGGAACGCGGTCAGGTGGTCGAGGCCCATGTTGTGCTTGCCGCCGGTCATGCGGGCGACGCGCTGATGATCAAGCTGTTGCAGGATCACGTGAAAAAGGTGATCGCGCCCTACAAGTACCCGCGCCGGGTGCTGTTCACCGACGCTCTGCCGAAAACCCAGACCGGCAAGATCCAGCGCTTCCGCCTGCGCAGCAACTGA
- a CDS encoding ADP-ribosylglycohydrolase family protein, with the protein MEPLDEGNYLQTSQSQPLNIAEIRVGPGRMGLTICPGKTEGGAIGAPRSRDLGRDVSAIRQWGADAVVSLVEEHEMEALGVPHLGAAVRRAGMIWHHLPIADFAAPDIGTLKAWAAVSPALHQTLDRGGRVLFHCRGGHGRSGMIAALVLIERGEPWSVAMRRVREIRPGAIETAVQEKFLEGQAGQGDRRTELTRASLFGGAIGDALGAEIEFWPLADILDRFPGGVDDLLAHQGRVGAITDDTQMTLFTAEGLLRALNRAFEKGICYPPGIVHHALLRWFATQGGAPRMQIDGTGLVADRRLHVRRAPGNTCMSSLAAAEHFGEVARNRSKGCGTIMRVAPIALMAGYRGDRTKLAAETSALTHGHPTGQEAAAAWAMILSNVLEGQGLQDAANAALETVGGDTATSIKSALSAPGDGTPQTIEALGGGWVAEEALSIALYAALNSGSFEEGLRIAVTHSGDSDSTGAIAGNLLGLLYPNEVMRHPWRREIECADLICRLAGDLADEGTDMVDSDRYPGW; encoded by the coding sequence TTGGAACCTCTTGATGAGGGTAACTATTTGCAGACCAGTCAGTCACAACCGCTGAACATCGCAGAGATCAGAGTTGGTCCGGGCCGCATGGGTCTGACCATCTGTCCCGGCAAGACCGAAGGCGGGGCCATCGGGGCCCCCCGCAGCCGCGACCTTGGCAGGGATGTTTCCGCGATCAGACAGTGGGGTGCCGACGCTGTCGTGTCTCTGGTAGAAGAACACGAGATGGAGGCGCTTGGCGTGCCACATCTTGGTGCGGCGGTGCGCCGGGCCGGCATGATCTGGCACCACCTTCCGATTGCTGATTTTGCGGCGCCCGACATCGGCACGCTGAAGGCCTGGGCCGCAGTTTCTCCGGCTCTGCACCAGACCCTCGATCGGGGAGGGCGGGTACTGTTCCATTGCAGGGGAGGCCACGGCCGTTCGGGAATGATTGCCGCGCTTGTGTTGATCGAGCGCGGTGAGCCGTGGTCAGTGGCGATGAGGAGGGTCCGTGAGATCCGCCCGGGCGCGATTGAGACAGCAGTGCAAGAGAAGTTCCTTGAAGGGCAAGCGGGGCAGGGGGATCGGCGAACGGAACTGACCCGCGCCAGCCTCTTTGGCGGGGCGATCGGAGATGCGCTTGGTGCCGAGATCGAGTTCTGGCCGCTTGCTGATATTCTGGATCGCTTTCCGGGCGGTGTCGACGACCTGCTGGCCCATCAGGGTCGGGTTGGCGCGATCACGGATGACACGCAGATGACGCTTTTCACGGCCGAAGGTCTTCTCCGCGCGCTGAACCGCGCCTTCGAAAAAGGCATCTGCTATCCGCCGGGCATCGTCCATCATGCCCTTTTGCGCTGGTTTGCGACGCAGGGTGGAGCGCCAAGAATGCAAATCGATGGAACAGGGCTGGTCGCCGACAGGCGTCTTCATGTGCGCCGTGCGCCCGGAAACACCTGCATGTCGTCACTCGCTGCGGCAGAACACTTCGGTGAAGTGGCGCGAAACCGCTCCAAGGGATGCGGGACCATCATGCGCGTCGCCCCGATTGCGCTGATGGCCGGCTATCGCGGCGATCGGACGAAGCTCGCCGCCGAGACCTCTGCCCTGACGCATGGCCATCCAACCGGACAGGAAGCCGCTGCCGCTTGGGCAATGATTCTGAGCAATGTTCTGGAAGGGCAGGGGCTTCAGGATGCTGCAAACGCCGCTCTCGAGACTGTCGGGGGCGATACGGCCACGTCCATCAAGTCCGCCCTGTCCGCTCCCGGTGACGGGACGCCGCAAACAATCGAAGCCTTGGGAGGCGGTTGGGTCGCCGAGGAAGCGCTCTCGATCGCGCTTTACGCGGCGTTGAATTCGGGATCGTTCGAGGAAGGCCTGCGGATCGCCGTGACGCATTCGGGCGACAGCGACAGTACCGGCGCTATCGCCGGGAACCTTCTGGGTCTTCTCTACCCGAACGAGGTCATGAGGCATCCTTGGCGGCGTGAGATCGAATGCGCCGATCTGATCTGCCGCCTTGCAGGGGATCTTGCAGATGAGGGCACCGATATGGTCGACAGCGACCGGTATCCAGGCTGGTGA
- a CDS encoding DNA methyltransferase: MAITFINKPTSSAAAAGVQSAKIGLPSNIDSPKVVESVSAGRNDLLPTMRVETVPLSAIAKPHHPVKKQSERQVARAAQSIRRFGFRIPPILGKGGELIDGNARLEAARRLGLKEIPCIIADDLSDEDVRLLRIALNRIAERGEWDELALKIEFAYLLEFEPDLSVTGFDPPEIDRILVLDDLGLGEPDPLDNVGELPDPDATAASRPGDIWRLGSHRVVCGNARSKDDIGTAVEDREISAVFTDHPYNVSVDRHIRVGGGKFPEFAEASGEKSPAEYEEFLRITTRHMMEAIKPGGVIFLCIDWRHVEVLMRVVRTLGLELINTCVWAKEKGGMGSLYRSQHELVLVIKRPGASHLNNVQLGIHGRNRTNLWSYAGATGGRKAAEDDFSLHPTVKPVRLVRDAILDVTAMGDVILDPFLGSGTTIIAAEVSKRICVGLEISPAYVDVVIGRWEQLTGLEAIHDVTGETFTALRDARRAAQGTGRGAAPDAPRPVASSDEDF, from the coding sequence ATGGCCATAACTTTCATAAACAAGCCGACATCAAGTGCTGCTGCCGCCGGCGTCCAGTCCGCCAAGATCGGTTTACCGTCAAATATTGACTCTCCGAAGGTTGTTGAATCGGTCTCAGCCGGGCGCAACGACTTACTTCCGACGATGCGGGTCGAGACGGTCCCACTGTCCGCGATCGCAAAACCCCACCATCCGGTCAAAAAGCAAAGTGAACGGCAGGTCGCGCGTGCAGCACAATCCATTCGACGGTTCGGCTTTCGTATTCCGCCAATCCTCGGCAAGGGTGGTGAGCTAATTGACGGAAATGCGCGGCTTGAGGCTGCGCGCCGACTTGGCCTGAAGGAAATTCCCTGCATCATCGCAGATGACCTTTCGGACGAAGACGTCCGCCTGCTCCGCATCGCATTGAACCGGATCGCAGAGCGCGGCGAATGGGACGAACTGGCGTTGAAGATCGAGTTTGCCTACCTGCTGGAGTTCGAGCCGGACCTTTCCGTGACCGGCTTCGATCCTCCGGAGATTGATCGCATCCTTGTTCTGGACGACCTTGGCCTCGGAGAACCCGACCCGCTCGACAACGTGGGTGAGCTTCCCGACCCCGATGCAACAGCCGCCAGCCGTCCAGGTGATATCTGGCGATTGGGAAGCCACCGGGTGGTCTGCGGCAATGCTCGAAGTAAGGACGATATCGGGACCGCTGTCGAGGATCGGGAGATCTCCGCTGTCTTTACAGATCATCCGTACAACGTCTCGGTAGACCGCCACATCCGGGTCGGGGGCGGCAAGTTCCCCGAATTCGCCGAGGCCTCCGGTGAAAAGTCACCAGCTGAGTACGAGGAGTTCCTCCGGATCACGACGCGTCACATGATGGAAGCCATCAAACCCGGCGGCGTAATCTTTCTCTGCATTGATTGGCGCCACGTCGAGGTGCTGATGCGCGTCGTTCGAACCCTCGGGCTCGAACTTATCAACACCTGTGTCTGGGCCAAAGAAAAGGGTGGAATGGGATCGCTCTACCGCAGTCAGCATGAACTCGTTCTTGTGATCAAACGGCCAGGGGCGTCACACCTCAATAATGTTCAGCTTGGCATCCATGGCCGGAACCGAACGAACCTTTGGTCTTATGCCGGCGCCACCGGCGGACGTAAGGCGGCTGAGGACGACTTCTCGCTCCATCCGACCGTGAAGCCGGTCAGGCTGGTCCGTGACGCAATTCTGGATGTCACAGCAATGGGCGACGTGATCCTTGACCCGTTCCTTGGCTCGGGCACGACGATCATTGCGGCGGAGGTTTCGAAACGGATCTGCGTGGGCCTCGAAATTTCGCCGGCCTATGTTGACGTTGTCATCGGTCGGTGGGAGCAGTTGACCGGACTAGAGGCCATCCACGACGTAACAGGAGAGACCTTCACTGCGCTTCGTGATGCGCGCAGGGCGGCTCAGGGTACGGGCAGGGGGGCTGCCCCCGACGCTCCCCGGCCGGTGGCCTCGAGCGATGAGGACTTCTGA
- a CDS encoding DUF5681 domain-containing protein: MGDTPEPTDGPKVGYGVPPLEHQFKPGQSGNSKGRPRGIGNFKKLIVKHAAKKVTVLEGGVEKKMTKLDVVVAAMFNKAAKGDVAAARLLTSLILAETELSGDAYQSGYSDADLQVMLEEADWQAELVKLKQAKLQDEF, encoded by the coding sequence ATGGGCGACACACCGGAACCGACTGACGGTCCAAAGGTGGGCTACGGCGTGCCTCCTCTGGAGCATCAATTCAAACCAGGCCAGTCCGGCAATTCGAAAGGGCGGCCCAGGGGCATTGGGAACTTCAAAAAGCTGATCGTGAAACATGCGGCAAAGAAGGTCACCGTTCTCGAAGGGGGTGTTGAGAAAAAGATGACCAAGTTGGACGTGGTCGTTGCTGCCATGTTCAACAAAGCAGCTAAAGGAGACGTCGCCGCCGCACGGTTGCTGACCAGTCTGATTCTGGCTGAAACGGAATTATCCGGTGACGCCTACCAGTCGGGCTACTCCGACGCCGACCTTCAGGTGATGCTCGAGGAAGCGGATTGGCAAGCCGAACTCGTCAAACTGAAACAGGCGAAGTTGCAAGATGAGTTTTGA
- a CDS encoding recombinase family protein, with protein sequence MSRGHIHKILTNPLYVGRIAHKGTSHEGQHPAIIGTAQWERVQAIMTAQSSLPRGQQNSGRPTSPLAGKLFDPSGSRMTPVHTQKRGRRYDYYISQSLKAGADPEERADGWRLPARVLEDRIAAAVRTHLRAAVLHGLVRQADPIWISATVARIDHGDINALAVIDRACVGQERLGITIDRKSLARSFGVSEREVDPEPLAFEVPVSLRRRGVETKLLLDGDALPQDETLIRNIAKGRAFLDLITSGLSTQDIARSSDLSIKRVQQIVEFAFLSPDVVRRIVECRQPSFLTAEWCLRHEIPADWAVQKSLFSVA encoded by the coding sequence ATGTCACGCGGTCATATCCACAAAATCCTCACCAACCCGCTCTATGTCGGCCGCATCGCCCACAAGGGCACGAGCCACGAGGGGCAGCACCCTGCGATCATCGGGACAGCGCAGTGGGAGAGGGTGCAGGCGATCATGACGGCACAATCCTCCCTCCCTCGTGGGCAACAAAACTCGGGGCGCCCCACCTCACCATTGGCCGGCAAACTGTTCGATCCATCCGGCTCGCGCATGACGCCGGTGCATACGCAGAAGCGCGGGCGTCGCTATGATTACTACATCTCGCAGTCGCTCAAGGCCGGCGCAGATCCAGAGGAAAGAGCCGACGGCTGGCGCCTGCCGGCACGGGTGCTTGAAGACAGGATCGCCGCCGCAGTCAGAACGCATCTCAGAGCCGCTGTCCTACACGGGCTTGTCCGGCAGGCAGATCCAATCTGGATCTCAGCCACCGTGGCGAGGATTGATCACGGCGACATAAACGCGCTTGCGGTGATCGACCGGGCCTGCGTCGGTCAAGAACGGCTCGGGATCACCATCGACCGAAAGTCGCTCGCAAGATCTTTTGGCGTCAGTGAACGCGAAGTTGATCCGGAGCCACTTGCGTTCGAAGTGCCGGTCTCGCTCCGCCGACGGGGCGTGGAGACGAAACTTCTGCTGGACGGTGACGCACTCCCACAAGATGAGACCCTGATCCGAAACATCGCCAAAGGGCGGGCGTTCCTCGACCTGATCACCTCCGGCCTGAGTACCCAAGACATCGCAAGGTCCAGTGATCTCTCGATCAAGCGTGTGCAGCAGATTGTCGAGTTTGCGTTCCTCTCGCCGGACGTTGTCCGGCGGATCGTTGAGTGTCGGCAGCCGTCATTTCTCACCGCCGAGTGGTGTCTCAGGCATGAGATTCCGGCGGACTGGGCTGTCCAGAAATCGCTGTTTAGCGTCGCCTGA
- the recJ gene encoding single-stranded-DNA-specific exonuclease RecJ, translated as MIARAFLNVEASLTGRRWIGPSAEEDRLAEAMAQVTRLPLALCHTLVKRGVAPEDSAAYLAPALRDLLPDPLTLRDMGPAAARFLRALKAHETIAVFADYDVDGGSSAALLMIWLRAMGHAATLYIPDRIDEGYGPNVPAMAGLAEKHRLIICVDCGTLSHDPIAAAVTAGADVVVLDHHLGADTLPPALAVVNPNRQDEDGTLGHLCAASVVFLMLVEANRQLRADGVQGPDLMALLDLVALATVADVAPLIGVNRALVRQGLKVMARRDRVGLRALADVARMDTAPNTYSLGFLLGPRVNAGGRIGAADLGARLLCTDDEAEAKALADRLDELNTERREIEMRVREAAMAQAETRGLDAPLVWAAGEGWHPGVVGIVASRLKEATNRPAVVIGLEGGMGKGSGRSISGVDLGASIHRLAAEGLLVKGGGHRMAAGLTVEEGKLDAAMARLSDLLARQGAGSAGPADLKLDGLLMPGAADRDLVEKLEEAGPFGASSPAPRFAFAAMAVSARRIGESHLRLSFGDGIGPKLEAVAFGAFDGPLGPALLEGGHQRFHLAGRLELNQWNGKTKVQLRLEDAARA; from the coding sequence ATGATAGCACGCGCTTTTCTCAACGTCGAAGCGTCGCTCACTGGGCGGCGCTGGATCGGTCCTTCTGCCGAAGAGGACCGTCTGGCCGAAGCCATGGCCCAAGTCACGCGCCTGCCGCTGGCCCTGTGCCACACGCTGGTCAAGCGGGGCGTGGCACCCGAGGATAGCGCCGCCTACCTTGCCCCCGCCCTGCGCGATCTGCTGCCCGATCCCTTGACGCTGCGCGACATGGGCCCTGCCGCCGCGCGCTTTCTGCGGGCGTTGAAGGCGCACGAAACGATTGCAGTCTTTGCCGATTATGATGTCGACGGCGGGTCATCTGCCGCGCTTCTGATGATCTGGCTGCGCGCGATGGGCCATGCGGCCACGCTCTACATCCCCGACCGTATCGACGAGGGCTATGGCCCCAACGTTCCGGCCATGGCGGGGCTGGCCGAAAAGCACCGGCTGATCATTTGCGTCGATTGCGGAACCCTGTCGCATGATCCCATCGCGGCTGCGGTGACTGCGGGTGCGGATGTGGTGGTGCTGGACCATCACCTTGGGGCCGACACCCTGCCCCCCGCTTTGGCCGTCGTGAACCCCAATCGGCAGGATGAAGATGGCACCTTGGGCCACCTCTGCGCGGCATCGGTAGTGTTCCTGATGCTGGTAGAGGCCAACCGTCAGTTGCGCGCCGATGGCGTGCAGGGACCGGACCTGATGGCGCTGCTTGATCTGGTGGCGCTGGCCACGGTGGCCGATGTGGCCCCGCTGATCGGGGTCAACCGGGCGCTGGTGCGGCAGGGGCTCAAGGTGATGGCGCGGCGCGATCGGGTGGGTCTCCGCGCGCTGGCCGATGTGGCGCGGATGGATACGGCCCCCAACACCTATAGCCTCGGCTTTCTGCTTGGCCCCCGCGTCAACGCAGGCGGACGCATCGGCGCGGCCGATCTGGGTGCGCGGCTGCTGTGCACTGATGATGAGGCCGAGGCCAAGGCGCTGGCCGACCGGCTGGACGAGTTGAACACGGAAAGGCGCGAGATCGAGATGCGGGTGCGCGAGGCCGCCATGGCACAGGCCGAAACCCGTGGTCTGGACGCCCCCCTCGTCTGGGCTGCAGGGGAGGGCTGGCATCCGGGCGTGGTGGGCATCGTCGCTAGCCGGTTAAAAGAGGCGACCAACCGCCCCGCCGTGGTGATCGGGCTGGAAGGCGGGATGGGCAAGGGATCGGGGCGGTCCATCTCGGGCGTCGATCTGGGCGCATCCATCCATCGGCTGGCCGCCGAGGGTTTGCTGGTCAAGGGCGGCGGGCACCGCATGGCCGCTGGCCTCACGGTCGAGGAAGGCAAGCTGGACGCGGCGATGGCCCGCCTGTCCGACCTGCTGGCGCGTCAGGGCGCGGGCAGCGCGGGCCCTGCGGACCTGAAGCTGGACGGGCTTTTGATGCCCGGTGCCGCCGACCGCGATCTGGTGGAAAAGCTTGAAGAAGCGGGGCCCTTCGGGGCCTCTTCCCCTGCCCCGCGTTTTGCCTTTGCCGCCATGGCCGTGAGCGCGCGGCGGATCGGCGAATCCCACCTGCGCCTGTCCTTCGGCGATGGGATTGGCCCAAAGCTGGAGGCCGTGGCCTTCGGTGCCTTTGACGGCCCGCTCGGCCCCGCCCTGCTCGAAGGGGGCCATCAACGCTTCCATCTGGCCGGTCGGCTGGAATTGAACCAATGGAACGGCAAGACCAAGGTACAGCTCCGCCTGGAAGACGCCGCACGGGCCTGA